The following are encoded together in the Dyella terrae genome:
- a CDS encoding efflux RND transporter periplasmic adaptor subunit, with protein sequence MSADTARTSGHPRRKRGVLITAVIIVLLVVLMVIHILTGQKAKTGQPAQVVSAATAHVGDMPEVLTALGTVTPVATVNVLPQLSGYLTAVGYQEGQDIEKGQFLAQIDPRQYEINKQQAEAQLAKDQATLDQARADLARYTQLHEQKSIAEQTYTDQKFTVAQAEAAVKADKAAIAQDELDLIYCHITAPVAGRVGLRLVDPGNYVTQSTSPGIVVITQMKPTTVQFTVPQNSLGQVLQRVNSGAKLPVAAYSSDNSKQIAAGTLYALSNQMATSTGTVTLRATFPNDDESLFPNEFVNVQMLVDTLQKVVLVPTPAVQSGAPGNYVYLVNADQTVSVHKVTPGPSDGKFTAILSGLDAGQQVVTDGMDRLSDGAKIRVAQAHPAGASSTGAPATTHGGKHSHGASASSSS encoded by the coding sequence ATGAGTGCCGATACCGCCCGAACATCTGGGCACCCTCGTAGGAAGCGTGGCGTACTGATCACGGCCGTGATCATCGTGCTCTTGGTGGTATTGATGGTGATTCACATCCTCACCGGGCAAAAGGCCAAGACCGGCCAGCCCGCACAAGTGGTGAGCGCTGCCACCGCCCACGTTGGCGACATGCCGGAGGTACTCACCGCGCTGGGCACGGTGACGCCGGTCGCCACGGTCAACGTGCTGCCCCAACTGAGCGGCTACCTGACGGCCGTGGGTTATCAGGAAGGCCAGGACATCGAGAAGGGCCAGTTCCTCGCGCAGATCGATCCGCGCCAGTACGAAATCAACAAGCAGCAGGCCGAGGCACAATTAGCGAAGGACCAGGCCACCCTGGACCAGGCCCGCGCCGACCTCGCCCGCTACACGCAGCTGCATGAGCAGAAGTCCATTGCCGAGCAGACCTACACCGACCAGAAATTCACGGTCGCCCAGGCGGAGGCCGCAGTAAAGGCGGACAAGGCCGCCATCGCGCAGGACGAGCTCGACCTCATCTACTGTCACATCACCGCACCAGTGGCCGGCCGGGTGGGTTTGCGGCTGGTGGATCCGGGCAACTACGTCACGCAGTCGACCTCGCCGGGTATCGTCGTCATCACGCAGATGAAGCCGACCACGGTGCAGTTCACCGTGCCGCAGAACTCACTAGGCCAGGTGCTGCAGCGGGTGAACTCGGGCGCCAAGCTGCCCGTCGCCGCGTACTCCAGCGACAACAGCAAGCAGATCGCCGCCGGCACGCTCTACGCGCTGAGCAACCAGATGGCGACGAGCACGGGCACGGTGACGCTGCGCGCGACCTTCCCCAACGATGACGAGTCGCTGTTCCCCAACGAGTTCGTCAACGTGCAGATGCTGGTGGATACCTTGCAAAAAGTGGTGCTGGTACCTACACCCGCCGTGCAGAGCGGCGCGCCCGGCAACTACGTGTATCTGGTCAATGCGGACCAGACGGTCTCGGTGCACAAGGTGACGCCCGGCCCCAGCGACGGCAAGTTCACGGCGATCCTGTCCGGCCTCGACGCGGGCCAGCAGGTGGTGACGGATGGCATGGATCGCCTGAGCGATGGTGCCAAGATTCGCGTCGCCCAGGCGCACCCTGCCGGGGCGAGCAGCACAGGCGCACCGGCCACCACGCATGGCGGCAAGCATTCGCACGGTGCCTCCGCCAGCAGCTCGTCGTGA
- a CDS encoding efflux RND transporter permease subunit has translation MNISRLFVLRPVATSLLMIALVLVGLVAMRFLPVSSLPNVDYPTIQVQTFYPGASPSVMATTVTAPLEVQLGEIPGLQQMTSNSSAGASIITLQFDLSLNLDVAEQNVQEAINAANSLLPSGLPAPPTYAKVNPADRPILTLAVTSNSMSLPQLQDVANNRLGAKISQVPGVGLVTPAGGNVPAIRIEADPKKLAGYGLNIDDLRSLIANVNVSQPKGNFDGPDLDYTINGNDQIQNPQDYLDTVISYQNGAPVYLRDVARVTQAAQNTEQGAWFNKTQAIVLNVQRQPGANVIATVDQIMKQLPQLESTLPAGMKVDVVNDSTGVIRSSVSDAAFELILAVVLVVLVIFVFLRNVPATIIPSISVPVSLIGTLALMYELNYSIDNLSLMALIIATGFVVDDSIVMIENIVRYLEEGKTPLEAALEGAGQIGFTIVSLTVSLIAVLIPLLFMGGVIGRLFSEFAVTLAVTIVLSAVVSLTLVPMLCARILKAQKDRHPSRFERISEGLFDKTLAAYKRGLHFVMAHQLATLLVFFGTLALTIVLYVVIPKGLFPVQDVGVLQGISVSDNSVSYGAMVDRQKLLADAILQDEDVASLTSYVGIDGTNTTLNNGRFLINLKARDDRSSTAEEIARRIQQEVTTVPGIHLYMQPEQDLTLDTTISPNQYQFVLRGPNQQAFQQYVPELISRMKNIKSITDVTSDLNNDGLAVNVQVNRQLAARYGITSATIDNALYDALGQRIVSTIFEQASQYRVILVAKPESIPSVESLGDLYLPSQTASSGQVPLKGIADIQVTKSPLVISHLSQFPAITVSFNLAKGASLSKAVKEVNDAEQAMHLPSSITSTFQGAAQAFQDSLSSEVYLLIAALVAVYIVLGVLYESFIHPVTILSTLPSAGIGALVALMIAGSDLDVIGIIGIVLLIGIVKKNAIMIVDFALEAEREHGKPADEAIFEASLLRFRPILMTTLAAMLGAMPMLLGTGTGSELRRPLGLAIIGGLLLSQLLTLFTTPVIYLYFDRLAQRFGRKRSEAADGETA, from the coding sequence ATGAATATTTCCCGCCTGTTCGTACTCAGGCCGGTGGCAACCTCGCTGCTGATGATCGCCCTCGTGCTGGTGGGCCTCGTCGCCATGCGGTTCCTGCCGGTGTCGTCACTGCCCAACGTCGATTACCCGACGATCCAGGTGCAGACGTTCTATCCCGGCGCCAGCCCATCGGTAATGGCCACCACGGTCACCGCGCCACTGGAAGTGCAGCTGGGCGAGATCCCAGGCCTGCAGCAGATGACGTCCAACAGCTCTGCGGGTGCGTCCATCATCACCCTGCAGTTCGACCTGTCGCTCAACCTCGACGTGGCCGAGCAGAACGTGCAGGAGGCCATCAACGCTGCCAACAGCCTGCTGCCTTCGGGCCTGCCCGCGCCACCGACGTACGCCAAGGTGAATCCCGCCGACCGCCCGATTCTTACGCTGGCGGTCACATCCAATTCCATGTCGCTGCCGCAGCTACAGGATGTGGCCAACAATCGCCTCGGCGCCAAGATCTCGCAGGTACCGGGCGTGGGCCTGGTTACGCCGGCCGGCGGCAATGTACCCGCCATCCGCATCGAGGCCGACCCCAAGAAGCTGGCAGGCTACGGCCTCAATATCGATGACCTGCGTTCGCTGATCGCCAACGTCAACGTGAGTCAGCCCAAGGGCAACTTCGACGGCCCCGACCTCGACTACACGATCAACGGCAACGATCAGATCCAGAACCCTCAGGATTACCTCGACACCGTCATTTCCTATCAGAACGGCGCACCGGTCTACCTGCGCGACGTGGCACGGGTCACACAGGCCGCACAGAACACCGAACAAGGCGCGTGGTTCAACAAGACGCAGGCGATCGTGCTGAACGTGCAGCGTCAGCCAGGCGCCAACGTCATCGCCACCGTCGACCAGATCATGAAGCAGCTGCCGCAGCTGGAATCCACGCTGCCCGCAGGCATGAAGGTGGACGTGGTCAACGACAGTACGGGCGTGATCCGTTCATCGGTGAGCGACGCCGCGTTCGAGCTGATTCTTGCCGTGGTGCTGGTTGTGCTGGTGATCTTCGTGTTCCTGCGCAACGTGCCGGCCACCATCATTCCCAGTATCTCGGTGCCCGTGTCGCTGATCGGCACACTCGCGTTGATGTACGAGCTCAACTACTCCATCGACAATCTGTCGTTGATGGCGCTGATCATCGCCACTGGCTTCGTCGTGGACGACTCGATCGTGATGATCGAGAACATCGTGCGCTACCTGGAGGAAGGCAAGACGCCACTGGAAGCGGCATTGGAAGGCGCCGGACAGATCGGCTTCACCATCGTGTCGTTGACGGTGTCACTGATCGCTGTGCTGATTCCCCTGCTCTTCATGGGCGGCGTGATCGGCCGCTTGTTCAGCGAGTTCGCCGTGACGCTGGCGGTGACCATCGTGCTCTCTGCCGTGGTCTCGCTCACCCTGGTGCCGATGCTGTGCGCGCGCATTCTGAAGGCCCAGAAAGACCGTCACCCAAGCCGCTTCGAGCGCATCAGTGAGGGCTTGTTCGACAAGACGCTGGCCGCATACAAGCGAGGCCTGCATTTCGTGATGGCCCACCAGTTGGCTACGCTGCTGGTGTTCTTCGGCACGTTGGCTCTCACTATCGTGCTCTACGTGGTCATTCCCAAGGGCCTGTTCCCGGTGCAGGACGTGGGCGTGCTGCAAGGCATCAGCGTGTCGGACAACTCCGTGTCCTACGGCGCCATGGTTGATCGCCAGAAGCTGTTGGCTGATGCCATCCTGCAGGATGAGGACGTCGCCAGCCTCACCTCCTACGTGGGCATCGACGGCACCAACACCACGCTCAACAACGGGCGCTTCCTGATCAACCTGAAAGCGCGCGATGACCGCTCGTCCACCGCCGAGGAGATCGCACGCCGCATTCAACAGGAGGTGACGACGGTACCCGGCATCCACCTGTACATGCAGCCCGAGCAGGACCTGACGCTCGATACCACCATCTCGCCGAACCAGTACCAGTTCGTGCTGCGCGGACCAAACCAGCAGGCCTTCCAGCAGTACGTGCCCGAACTGATTTCGCGCATGAAGAACATCAAGTCGATCACCGACGTCACCAGCGACCTCAACAACGACGGTCTGGCGGTGAACGTGCAGGTGAACCGCCAGTTGGCGGCGCGCTACGGCATCACCTCGGCGACCATCGACAACGCGCTGTACGACGCGCTGGGCCAGCGCATCGTCTCCACTATTTTCGAGCAGGCCAGCCAGTATCGAGTGATCCTGGTGGCGAAGCCGGAAAGCATCCCCTCCGTGGAATCACTGGGCGATCTGTACCTGCCCAGCCAGACGGCCAGCAGCGGTCAAGTGCCGCTCAAGGGCATCGCGGACATCCAGGTCACCAAGTCCCCGCTGGTCATCAGCCACCTGTCGCAGTTCCCGGCCATCACCGTGTCGTTCAACCTCGCCAAGGGCGCATCGCTCAGCAAGGCGGTGAAAGAGGTGAACGATGCCGAGCAAGCCATGCATCTACCCTCGTCCATCACCTCGACCTTCCAGGGCGCGGCGCAAGCGTTCCAGGACTCGCTGTCCAGCGAGGTTTACCTGCTCATTGCCGCCCTGGTGGCCGTCTACATCGTGCTGGGTGTGCTGTACGAGAGCTTCATCCACCCGGTGACGATTCTCTCCACTCTGCCCTCCGCCGGCATCGGCGCCCTGGTGGCGCTGATGATCGCCGGTAGCGATCTGGATGTGATCGGCATCATCGGCATCGTGCTGTTGATTGGCATCGTGAAGAAGAACGCGATCATGATCGTGGACTTCGCCCTCGAAGCCGAACGCGAACACGGCAAACCGGCGGACGAGGCCATCTTCGAAGCCTCGCTGCTGCGCTTCCGCCCGATCCTGATGACGACCCTCGCCGCCATGCTCGGCGCCATGCCGATGCTGCTAGGCACGGGCACGGGTTCAGAGCTGCGGCGCCCGCTGGGCCTCGCGATCATTGGTGGCTTGCTGCTCAGCCAGTTGCTCACGCTGTTCACCACGCCGGTGATCTATCTGTACTTCGATCGCCTCGCGCAACGCTTTGGCCGTAAGCGTTCTGAGGCGGCCGACGGGGAAACCGCGTGA
- a CDS encoding efflux RND transporter permease subunit has protein sequence MNIPGAFIKRPVATTLLAVAILLSGVLAYFRLPVAPLPNITFPVVVVQASMAGASPSTMASTVAEPLERRLGTIADVTELTSTSTVGTSQIVIQFGLNRDINGAARDVQAAIQASRADLPTTLRNNPTYREYNPADSPIMVLALTSKTLTRAQLYDSADSVIQQQLSQVDGVGQITLGGSALPSVRVELQPDQLNSYGIGLEDVRAAISAANADSVKGHIDQDGQRYEVLSNDQINKAAPYRDLVVAYRNGSAVQLRDVAQVLDSAENVRNAGLYNGKDAVLVIVYPLPGSNIVKTVAQIKKSLPSIEATLPRNVHVGVAVDRSQSVNAAVNDTERTLFIAILLVIGVVYVFLQSPRAVLVPAVALPLSIIGTFGPMYLLGYSIDNLSLMALTIGTGFVVDDAVVVLENIVRHVESGMDVREAATLGSAEVSFTVISMSLSLIAVFLPILLMPGIVGLLFHEFAVTLSIAILLSLVISLTVTPTMAAYTLSRKSLHSKARWAVWYERQFDRFREAYSRSLTLVLDHAFAVILTLIGLIVLNVVLIRLVPSTFFPEQDNGILMGQIIADQSISFQAMEKKLAQLQDIVQKDPAVASVAGFSGGRALNTANVFIELKPLAERKISAAQVVDRLRPKLNAVSGAKLFLQAAQDLHIGGRQSASEYQYTLTSDDPEALYTWVPKLITALGKYHDRITDVNSDLQQNGLQLYVSVDRATAARYGFAPNQIDNVLYDAFGQRTVSTVYNQLNQYYVVMEVAPEYWQYPQSIERIRFSTAAGNPSGTQQTQMSGALVSGTTSTTTANANTNTRNANAEANQLTNAISNSKGGSSSGSADSTASETMVPFPALASYVSNHTATQVNHQGGLVAGTISFNLPPGGSLSNALAAISEAGQELGMPASIHGSSAGAAQVYAQSMGTMPLLILAALAAVYIVLGILYENTVHPITILSTLPSAGIGATLALLIFGTPFSVIAMIGIILLIGIVKKNAIMMIDVAIHLQRDDGLEPRKAIHDAAVVRLRPIMMTTAAAVLGAVPLAIGIGQGASLRQPLGITVMGGLILSQVFTLYTTPVIYLYLDRLRARLAQWSESLPWNRSDASA, from the coding sequence GTGAACATCCCCGGCGCATTCATCAAGCGGCCAGTAGCGACGACGCTGCTGGCCGTCGCCATCCTGCTGTCGGGCGTGCTCGCGTATTTCCGCCTGCCCGTCGCGCCGCTGCCTAACATCACCTTCCCGGTGGTGGTGGTGCAGGCAAGCATGGCCGGCGCGAGTCCCAGCACCATGGCCTCGACGGTGGCCGAGCCGCTGGAGCGGCGTCTGGGGACGATCGCAGACGTCACCGAGCTGACCTCCACCAGCACCGTCGGAACGTCGCAGATCGTCATCCAGTTCGGCCTCAACCGCGATATCAATGGCGCCGCGCGCGATGTGCAGGCGGCCATCCAGGCATCGCGCGCTGACCTGCCGACCACGCTGCGCAACAACCCGACTTATCGCGAATACAACCCGGCCGATTCGCCGATCATGGTGCTCGCGCTCACCTCCAAGACGCTGACTCGCGCCCAGCTCTACGACTCCGCCGATTCTGTGATCCAGCAGCAGCTGTCCCAGGTCGATGGCGTGGGACAGATCACGCTGGGCGGCAGCGCATTACCCTCCGTTCGCGTGGAGTTGCAACCCGACCAGCTCAACAGCTACGGCATCGGCCTTGAGGACGTACGTGCCGCCATCAGTGCGGCCAATGCCGACAGCGTCAAGGGTCACATCGACCAGGACGGCCAGCGCTACGAAGTGCTGTCCAACGACCAGATCAACAAGGCAGCACCGTATCGCGATCTCGTCGTCGCCTACCGCAACGGCTCGGCCGTACAGCTGCGCGACGTAGCCCAGGTGCTCGATTCGGCCGAGAACGTGCGCAACGCCGGCCTCTACAACGGAAAGGATGCGGTGCTGGTCATCGTTTATCCGCTACCCGGCAGCAACATCGTCAAGACCGTCGCGCAGATCAAGAAGTCGCTGCCCTCCATCGAGGCCACCCTTCCCCGCAATGTCCACGTGGGTGTTGCCGTGGACCGATCGCAATCGGTCAATGCGGCGGTGAACGACACCGAGCGCACGCTGTTCATCGCCATCCTGCTGGTGATCGGCGTGGTGTACGTGTTCCTGCAGTCGCCGCGCGCCGTGTTAGTGCCGGCCGTGGCGTTGCCCTTGTCCATCATCGGCACATTTGGACCGATGTACCTGCTGGGCTACAGCATCGACAACCTGTCGCTGATGGCGCTGACCATCGGCACAGGCTTCGTGGTGGACGATGCCGTGGTGGTGCTGGAAAACATCGTGCGCCACGTGGAATCGGGCATGGACGTGCGTGAAGCCGCGACGCTCGGCAGCGCCGAGGTCAGCTTCACCGTGATCTCCATGAGCCTGTCGCTGATCGCCGTGTTTCTGCCCATCCTTCTGATGCCCGGCATCGTGGGCCTGCTGTTTCACGAATTTGCCGTAACGCTATCCATCGCGATCTTGCTGTCGCTGGTGATCTCGCTCACGGTGACACCCACCATGGCGGCGTACACGCTCAGCCGCAAATCGTTGCACTCGAAAGCGCGCTGGGCGGTGTGGTACGAGCGCCAGTTCGACCGCTTCCGGGAGGCCTATTCGCGCTCGCTCACGCTCGTACTGGACCACGCCTTCGCAGTGATCCTGACCCTGATCGGCTTGATCGTGCTGAACGTGGTGTTGATCCGCCTGGTGCCGTCCACGTTCTTCCCCGAACAGGACAACGGCATCTTGATGGGCCAGATCATCGCGGACCAGAGCATCTCGTTCCAGGCGATGGAGAAGAAGCTGGCGCAACTGCAGGACATTGTGCAGAAGGACCCGGCGGTGGCCTCCGTCGCGGGCTTCTCCGGCGGTCGCGCGCTCAACACCGCTAACGTCTTCATCGAGCTGAAGCCGCTGGCCGAACGCAAGATCTCCGCCGCCCAGGTGGTGGACCGCCTGCGGCCCAAACTCAACGCAGTCTCGGGCGCCAAGTTGTTCCTGCAGGCAGCGCAGGATCTGCACATTGGTGGCCGGCAATCAGCATCGGAATATCAATACACGCTGACCAGCGACGATCCTGAGGCGTTGTACACCTGGGTGCCTAAGCTCATCACGGCACTCGGCAAGTACCACGACCGCATCACCGACGTGAATTCCGACTTGCAGCAGAACGGCCTGCAACTCTACGTATCCGTGGACCGCGCCACAGCGGCCCGCTACGGCTTCGCGCCCAACCAGATCGACAATGTGCTGTACGACGCCTTCGGCCAGCGCACCGTGTCCACGGTCTACAACCAGCTCAACCAGTACTACGTGGTGATGGAAGTCGCGCCGGAGTATTGGCAGTACCCGCAATCGATCGAACGTATCCGCTTCAGCACGGCTGCCGGCAACCCCAGCGGCACGCAGCAAACGCAGATGTCCGGTGCGCTGGTCAGCGGCACAACCTCGACGACCACAGCCAACGCCAACACCAATACGCGCAACGCCAACGCTGAGGCCAACCAGCTCACCAATGCCATCTCCAACTCCAAGGGCGGCAGTTCCAGCGGTAGCGCGGACAGCACGGCGTCGGAAACCATGGTGCCGTTCCCTGCGCTCGCGTCGTACGTGAGCAACCACACGGCGACGCAGGTGAATCACCAGGGCGGACTTGTCGCCGGCACCATCTCGTTCAACCTGCCACCCGGCGGCTCGCTGAGCAACGCACTGGCAGCTATCAGCGAAGCCGGGCAGGAGTTGGGTATGCCCGCATCGATCCACGGCTCGAGCGCTGGCGCAGCACAGGTGTACGCGCAGTCGATGGGCACCATGCCCCTGCTGATTCTCGCGGCGCTGGCCGCCGTCTATATCGTGCTGGGCATTCTGTACGAAAACACCGTGCATCCCATCACCATCCTCTCCACCCTGCCCTCTGCCGGCATCGGTGCAACGCTGGCCCTGCTGATCTTCGGCACGCCGTTCTCGGTGATCGCCATGATTGGCATCATCCTGCTGATCGGCATCGTGAAGAAGAACGCCATCATGATGATCGACGTGGCCATCCATCTGCAGCGCGACGACGGGCTGGAACCAAGAAAGGCCATCCATGACGCCGCCGTCGTGCGACTGCGTCCGATCATGATGACTACCGCGGCCGCCGTGCTCGGCGCTGTGCCGCTAGCCATTGGTATTGGCCAGGGTGCTTCGCTGCGCCAACCGCTGGGTATCACGGTGATGGGCGGTTTGATCCTGAGCCAGGTCTTCACCCTCTACACCACGCCGGTGATTTACCTCTACCTCGACCGCCTGCGCGCACGGCTTGCGCAGTGGTCGGAAAGCCTGCCGTGGAACCGATCGGACGCAAGCGCATGA
- a CDS encoding efflux transporter outer membrane subunit produces MNKSLPSYSKLFSRHALAVSMTVALSGCMVGPDYHRPDVSTPTQFKELPGWTAAMPADDIAKGDWWKAFNDPLLNELEPQVSVSNQTVAKSYADYQAAMADVQVARSALFPTIGISGSGSKQRTAAGNAGSGVEHLRPVSTSGSLEGNVSWAPDLWGKVRRTVEENKATAQASQATLANATLSEQTALATAVVDLRVTDANIDLLQKTVDAYKEYLRVVDNQGKAGTIAPSDVITARTQLENAQSKLIALGVSREQYVHAIAVLVGKNPEELDIPHNATLPTLPQVPTGVPSTLLQRRPDIAVAERQMASANAAIGVAIAAYYPSISLSGADGFSQSPLAGLLHVSNHVWSLGADVSETIFDAGARHGQVAAARATYESTVANYRGTVLAAFQNVEDDLSGVRILAQQAQVLDAAVKDATRGSEIAFNEYQAGTVDYTTAATAQATQLSTEQDALSVQQQRLLDAVSLIGDLGGGWSADELAHAPAAAVSKVAE; encoded by the coding sequence ATGAACAAGAGTCTGCCCTCCTATTCCAAGCTCTTTTCCCGTCACGCTCTCGCCGTCTCGATGACGGTGGCGCTCAGCGGTTGCATGGTAGGCCCCGACTACCATCGTCCCGACGTGAGTACGCCCACGCAGTTCAAGGAGCTGCCTGGTTGGACCGCTGCCATGCCCGCCGACGACATCGCCAAAGGCGACTGGTGGAAGGCCTTCAACGATCCGCTACTCAATGAGTTGGAACCGCAGGTGTCGGTATCCAACCAGACGGTGGCGAAGAGCTACGCCGACTACCAGGCCGCCATGGCCGACGTACAGGTGGCGCGCAGCGCATTGTTTCCCACCATCGGCATCAGCGGCTCGGGCAGCAAGCAACGCACCGCCGCAGGCAATGCGGGCAGCGGCGTCGAGCACCTGCGCCCGGTCAGTACATCCGGCTCGCTGGAAGGTAACGTGAGCTGGGCACCTGATCTGTGGGGCAAGGTTCGTCGCACCGTCGAAGAGAACAAAGCCACCGCGCAGGCGAGTCAGGCCACGCTGGCCAATGCCACGTTGTCAGAGCAAACCGCGTTGGCCACGGCCGTGGTCGACCTGCGCGTCACCGATGCCAATATCGACCTGCTGCAGAAGACCGTCGACGCGTACAAGGAATATCTGCGCGTGGTGGACAACCAGGGCAAGGCCGGCACGATCGCGCCTTCCGACGTCATCACTGCTCGCACGCAATTGGAAAACGCGCAATCAAAATTGATTGCGCTCGGCGTGTCGCGCGAACAATACGTGCATGCCATTGCCGTGTTGGTCGGCAAGAATCCGGAAGAACTCGACATCCCGCACAACGCCACCTTGCCGACCTTGCCGCAGGTGCCAACAGGCGTACCTTCCACGCTGCTGCAGCGCCGACCGGACATCGCCGTGGCGGAGCGCCAGATGGCTTCGGCCAATGCGGCCATTGGCGTCGCTATCGCCGCGTATTACCCGTCCATCTCGCTATCGGGAGCGGACGGCTTTTCGCAGTCACCTCTGGCTGGGTTGCTGCATGTCTCCAACCATGTGTGGTCGCTTGGCGCCGACGTGAGCGAGACCATCTTCGATGCCGGCGCCCGTCACGGCCAAGTAGCCGCCGCACGGGCCACCTACGAATCCACCGTCGCCAATTACCGCGGCACCGTACTCGCGGCGTTCCAGAACGTGGAAGATGATCTCTCCGGAGTCAGGATCCTGGCGCAACAGGCGCAGGTGCTGGATGCGGCGGTGAAAGATGCCACGCGTGGTTCGGAAATCGCTTTCAACGAGTACCAGGCCGGCACGGTCGACTACACCACGGCGGCGACGGCCCAGGCCACGCAACTCAGCACCGAGCAGGATGCGTTGAGTGTGCAGCAGCAGCGGTTGTTGGATGCGGTGTCGTTGATTGGTGACCTTGGTGGTGGATGGTCGGCGGATGAGTTGGCGCATGCGCCTGCGGCGGCGGTATCGAAGGTTGCGGAGTGA
- a CDS encoding aldo/keto reductase: protein MPTPSLTLSPIIAGLWRIVSWQLSVPERVRWIEQALELGITSFDHADIYGDYQAEAQFGEALKAAPSLRGRMQLITKCGIRLRSAQHPYRINYYDTSAAYVRAQVEQSLRNLHTEQLDLVLIHRPDYLMDAAGLADTFATLTREGKVAHWGVSNHTTSQFALLHQHHPLLTNQVELSPLQMNALDDGTLDQAQQLGLRPMIWSPLGGGRLFTGEDEQALRVRAEMTDIANRYGISLTTLAFAWVLRHPSRPHAITGTGRIDGLRDAVSALNVKLNAEDWYAIWTASKGHSVP, encoded by the coding sequence ATGCCCACCCCATCCCTCACCCTCTCCCCCATCATCGCCGGCCTCTGGCGCATCGTCAGCTGGCAACTCAGCGTGCCAGAGCGCGTACGCTGGATCGAACAAGCACTGGAGCTGGGCATCACCTCATTCGATCACGCGGACATCTACGGCGACTACCAGGCAGAAGCCCAGTTCGGCGAGGCGCTGAAGGCAGCGCCATCGTTGCGCGGACGCATGCAGCTGATCACCAAATGCGGCATTCGGCTGCGCTCCGCGCAACACCCTTATCGCATCAACTACTACGACACCTCCGCCGCTTATGTGCGGGCGCAGGTAGAGCAGTCGCTGCGCAATCTGCATACCGAACAGTTGGATCTGGTGCTGATCCACCGCCCCGACTACCTGATGGATGCCGCCGGGCTGGCCGACACCTTCGCCACGCTCACGCGCGAAGGCAAAGTGGCGCACTGGGGTGTGTCCAACCACACGACGAGTCAGTTCGCACTGCTGCACCAGCACCATCCGCTGCTGACCAACCAGGTGGAGCTGTCGCCTCTGCAGATGAACGCGCTGGACGATGGCACGCTCGACCAGGCCCAACAACTTGGCCTGCGACCGATGATCTGGTCCCCGCTGGGCGGTGGTCGCCTGTTCACCGGCGAGGACGAACAAGCCTTGCGCGTACGAGCCGAGATGACCGACATCGCCAACCGATATGGCATCAGTCTCACCACACTCGCCTTTGCATGGGTGCTGCGCCATCCCTCACGCCCGCATGCCATCACCGGCACGGGCCGTATCGACGGCCTGCGCGACGCCGTGTCAGCGCTGAACGTCAAGCTCAATGCCGAAGACTGGTACGCGATCTGGACGGCCAGCAAGGGGCACTCGGTGCCCTGA
- a CDS encoding 5'-nucleotidase produces MTRPTPSAHDSSSAGDNRLVVAISSRALFDLGDSHELFEHQGLDAYRAFQIEHENEILKPGVAFPLVQKLLDLNKLAGDVPPVEVILLSRNSGDTGLRIFNAIQHYGLEISRAAFTSGAPTSDYIAPFKADLFLSANAEDVGRALAAGVAAATILPSVAPPRATEQLRIAFDGDAVIFGDEGERVSREEGLEAFHRSERELVDEPLSVGPFRGFLTAVHRLQAAFPAEDSPIRTALVTARSAPAHKRVILTLRRWGVRIDEALFLGGRDKGPFLDAFGADIFFDDSPANVESARKHVATGHVPHGVSNR; encoded by the coding sequence ATGACCCGCCCGACACCTTCCGCCCACGACTCTTCCTCAGCTGGCGACAACCGGCTTGTGGTGGCTATTTCTTCGCGCGCCCTGTTCGACCTCGGTGACAGCCACGAGCTGTTCGAGCATCAGGGGTTGGACGCTTACCGCGCGTTCCAGATCGAGCACGAGAACGAGATCCTGAAGCCCGGGGTGGCTTTCCCGCTGGTGCAGAAGCTGCTGGATCTCAACAAGCTGGCGGGCGATGTGCCACCGGTCGAGGTGATCCTGCTGTCACGTAACTCCGGCGATACCGGCCTGCGCATCTTCAATGCGATCCAGCACTACGGGCTGGAGATCAGTCGCGCTGCATTCACCAGCGGGGCACCGACCTCCGATTACATCGCGCCATTCAAGGCCGACCTGTTTCTTTCTGCCAACGCTGAAGACGTAGGCCGGGCGCTTGCGGCGGGTGTGGCGGCAGCCACCATTCTCCCTTCCGTCGCGCCACCGCGTGCCACCGAGCAATTGCGCATCGCTTTCGACGGCGATGCCGTGATCTTCGGTGACGAGGGCGAACGCGTTTCGCGTGAGGAAGGGCTGGAAGCCTTCCATCGCAGCGAGCGCGAACTGGTCGATGAGCCACTTTCGGTGGGACCGTTCCGTGGATTCCTTACCGCCGTGCATCGTCTGCAGGCGGCTTTCCCGGCTGAGGATTCACCCATCCGCACCGCGCTGGTCACCGCACGCTCAGCGCCGGCTCACAAGCGCGTGATCCTCACGTTGCGCCGCTGGGGTGTGCGCATCGACGAGGCATTGTTCCTTGGCGGTCGCGACAAGGGACCGTTTCTCGACGCTTTCGGCGCGGACATCTTCTTCGATGATTCACCGGCCAATGTGGAGTCGGCACGCAAGCACGTGGCGACGGGGCATGTGCCGCACGGTGTATCGAATCGCTGA